In the Acropora muricata isolate sample 2 chromosome 10, ASM3666990v1, whole genome shotgun sequence genome, one interval contains:
- the LOC136931331 gene encoding uncharacterized protein: MTTELAIEREAKIRAQKKRILQVQKMKYLSGYLTAANTNFVATREMNKDDLFEQDRQTHLSDHKRAGERGDIERPSNNLSISDGQYYGKVNGFKTQSYTSGVRTPILRKGIRHPVDEAGKSHGEKTKQGSVTEISTIVASEEEPVAQYTPSFPTGSSEYHRKANEIKKKKAERRRKLDSKSNQHYNLFNFALTNEYARMAEDFPSRASENLQSFHSEQKDLRSASYQTKLPSYRTDVNADILLLNPFAVVEKVPQLCDSSSGPRTHRVNFEGFARKQQEILEESLRRLEENLDNTFSRLRRYVKTVNIISRNEGHT; the protein is encoded by the coding sequence ATGACAACAGAACTGGCCATAGAACGTGAGGCAAAAATACGAGCGCAGAAAAAGAGGATTCTGCAGgtgcaaaagatgaaatatcTCTCTGGTTATTTAACAGCAGCCAACACTAATTTTGTAGCAACAAGAGAGATGAATAAGGATGATCTATTTGAACAGGACAGGCAGACACATTTGAGCGACCATAAAAGGGCTGGCGAACGCGGTGACATTGAGAGACCATCGAACAACTTATCAATTAGCGACGGCCAATATTACGGAAAAGTTAACGGTTTCAAAACTCAAAGTTACACATCCGGAGTCAGAACTCCAATTTTAAGAAAGGGAATTAGACACCCCGTCGATGAAGCTGGCAAGAGCCAcggagagaaaacaaaacaaggcagCGTTACTGAAATCTCCACTATCGTCGCTTCTGAAGAAGAACCGGTCGCGCAGTATACTCCGTCGTTCCCTACGGGATCATCCGAATATCACCGAAAAGCGaacgaaataaaaaagaaaaaagccgaACGAAGACGAAAACTCGATTCAAAGAGTAATCAGCACTACAATCTGTTTAATTTCGCATTAACCAATGAATATGCGAGGATGGCGGAAGACTTTCCATCGCGTGCTAGTGAAAATCTCCAGAGTTTTCATTCGGAACAAAAAGACCTCCGTTCTGCTTCTTATCAAACCAAACTTCCCAGCTATAGAACTGATGTAAATGCAGATATTTTACTGCTGAATCCTTTTGCTGTTGTTGAGAAAGTGCCCCAATTATGTGATTCTTCCTCTGGGCCACGAACACATCGCGTTAATTTCGAGGGTTTTGCCCGTAAACAACAAGAAATATTGGAGGAGAGTTTGAGGAGACTAGAAGAAAACTTGGATAACACTTTCAGCAGATTAAGACGATATGTTAAGACTGTAAATATCATAAGTCGCAATGAAGGTCACACTTGA